A genomic region of Dactylococcopsis salina PCC 8305 contains the following coding sequences:
- the clpB gene encoding ATP-dependent chaperone ClpB encodes MQPTNPNQFTEKAWEAIVRLPEIAKQNQQQQIESEHLLKSLLEQDGLASSVFSKADVSVQRLRDRADEFIAQQPKISNTGGSIYLGRSLDTLLDRAEKFRQSLEDEYISIEHLILAFADDDRFGKALYKEFGLNEKRLKTVIKDIRGSQKVTDQNPENKYEALEKYGRDLTAWAREGKLDPVIGRDDEIRRTVQILSRRTKNNPVLIGEPGVGKTAIVEGLAQRIVSRDVPESLRDRKLFALDLGSLVAGAKYRGEFEERLKAVLKEVTEAAGQIIMFIDEIHTVVGAGATQGAMDAGNLLKPMLARGELRCIGATTLDEYRQHIEKDAALERRFQAVYVDEPNVTDTISILRGLKERYEVHHGVKIADRCLVAAAMLSDRYISDRYLPDKAIDLVDESAAKLKMEITSKPEELDEIDRKILQLEMERLSLQKEEDTTSKERLETLEKELANLKEEQDELNAQWQAEKEVIDQIRSIKETIDQVNLEIQQAERDYDLNRAAELRYGRLTELQRQRQEAENKLEEMQSSGHTLLREEVAEADVAEIISKWTGIPISKLMASEKEKLLHLEDELHDRVVGQEEAVRAVAEAIQRSRAGLADPNRPTASFIFLGPTGVGKTELAKALASNLFDTENALVRVDMSEYMEKHAVSRLVGAPPGYVGYEEGGQLTEPIRRRPYSVILFDEIEKAHPDVFNIMLQILDDGRLTDSQGRVVDFKNTIIIMTSNIGSDLILDVSGDDSRYDEMYNRVMGAMRENFRPEFLNRIDEIIIFHALQKAQLREIVRLQTQYLEDRLSEQKLSLKLSQEALDYLAEIGYDPVYGARPLKRAVQRYVETPIAKSLLRGEFSEGDSLLGDVEDERLTFKRLPVEMMTIVPN; translated from the coding sequence ATGCAACCGACGAATCCCAACCAGTTTACGGAAAAGGCTTGGGAAGCGATCGTGCGACTTCCTGAAATTGCCAAGCAAAACCAACAGCAACAAATCGAAAGTGAGCATTTACTAAAATCTCTATTAGAACAAGATGGGTTAGCCAGCAGTGTTTTTAGTAAGGCTGATGTCAGTGTTCAACGCTTGCGCGATCGAGCGGACGAGTTTATTGCTCAACAGCCGAAGATTTCCAACACAGGAGGATCGATTTATTTAGGACGAAGTTTAGATACACTGCTCGATCGAGCGGAGAAATTTCGTCAAAGTCTCGAAGACGAATATATTTCCATTGAACATCTCATCCTTGCTTTCGCTGACGACGATCGATTCGGAAAAGCATTGTACAAGGAATTTGGACTCAATGAAAAAAGACTAAAAACAGTGATTAAAGATATTCGCGGTTCACAAAAAGTAACAGACCAAAACCCAGAAAACAAGTATGAGGCGTTAGAAAAATATGGACGCGACTTGACAGCATGGGCGAGAGAAGGGAAACTTGATCCCGTGATTGGACGGGATGATGAAATTCGGCGTACAGTACAGATTTTATCCCGTCGCACCAAAAATAATCCTGTGTTAATCGGGGAACCTGGCGTGGGAAAAACCGCCATTGTGGAAGGATTAGCCCAAAGAATTGTTAGTCGAGATGTTCCCGAATCCCTGCGCGATCGAAAATTATTCGCCCTTGATTTAGGTTCATTAGTCGCAGGGGCAAAATATCGCGGTGAGTTTGAAGAACGTCTCAAAGCCGTCTTAAAAGAAGTCACCGAAGCAGCAGGTCAGATCATCATGTTTATTGATGAGATTCACACCGTTGTTGGTGCTGGTGCAACTCAAGGCGCAATGGATGCTGGTAACTTATTAAAACCGATGTTAGCGCGGGGAGAATTGCGCTGTATTGGCGCGACAACCCTTGATGAGTACCGTCAGCACATTGAAAAAGATGCGGCGTTAGAACGGCGTTTTCAAGCGGTGTATGTGGACGAACCGAATGTCACCGATACGATTTCAATTTTACGGGGTTTGAAGGAACGTTACGAAGTGCATCATGGGGTTAAAATTGCCGATCGATGCCTGGTGGCGGCGGCGATGTTGTCCGATCGCTATATTAGCGATCGATATCTTCCCGACAAAGCGATCGACCTAGTGGATGAATCTGCCGCGAAACTGAAAATGGAAATCACCTCGAAACCCGAAGAACTCGACGAGATCGATCGCAAAATTTTACAATTGGAAATGGAGCGTCTCTCGTTACAAAAAGAAGAAGACACCACCTCCAAAGAACGTCTTGAAACCCTAGAGAAAGAACTGGCTAATCTCAAAGAAGAACAAGACGAACTCAACGCCCAATGGCAAGCGGAAAAAGAAGTCATTGATCAGATTCGCAGCATCAAAGAAACGATCGATCAAGTCAACCTTGAAATCCAACAAGCGGAACGAGATTATGATCTTAATCGGGCTGCCGAATTACGTTATGGACGCTTAACCGAACTGCAACGACAGCGCCAAGAAGCAGAAAACAAACTTGAAGAAATGCAAAGCAGTGGACATACCCTGTTACGAGAAGAAGTCGCCGAAGCAGATGTGGCGGAAATTATCTCGAAATGGACAGGGATTCCGATTAGTAAATTAATGGCTTCGGAAAAAGAGAAACTGTTACATTTAGAAGACGAACTGCACGATCGCGTCGTTGGACAAGAAGAAGCCGTCCGTGCTGTTGCAGAAGCAATTCAACGGTCTCGCGCGGGATTAGCTGATCCCAATCGTCCTACTGCGAGTTTTATTTTCCTCGGACCCACTGGCGTTGGCAAAACCGAGTTGGCGAAAGCATTAGCGTCTAACCTCTTCGACACCGAAAACGCCTTAGTGCGAGTAGATATGTCGGAATACATGGAGAAACACGCCGTTTCTCGTCTCGTTGGTGCCCCTCCAGGTTATGTCGGTTACGAAGAAGGCGGACAACTCACCGAACCCATCCGCCGTCGTCCCTATTCTGTGATTCTTTTTGATGAAATTGAGAAGGCGCATCCCGATGTATTTAACATCATGTTACAAATTTTAGATGATGGTCGCCTGACTGACTCACAAGGGCGAGTGGTGGACTTCAAGAACACCATTATCATTATGACCAGTAACATTGGGTCAGATTTGATTTTAGATGTGTCTGGAGACGATTCTCGCTATGATGAGATGTACAATCGCGTCATGGGTGCGATGCGAGAAAACTTCCGTCCTGAGTTCCTCAACCGCATTGATGAAATTATTATCTTCCATGCTTTGCAGAAAGCACAGTTACGGGAGATTGTCAGATTACAAACGCAGTATCTCGAAGATCGTCTCAGCGAACAAAAACTGTCTTTGAAATTGTCCCAAGAGGCTCTAGACTATTTAGCAGAGATTGGCTACGATCCTGTTTATGGGGCGCGTCCTCTCAAACGTGCGGTACAACGTTATGTGGAAACTCCGATCGCAAAATCTCTGTTAAGAGGAGAGTTTAGTGAGGGCGATAGCCTCTTGGGGGATGTGGAAGATGAACGGTTGACGTTTAAGCGTTTACCAGTGGAAATGATGACGATTGTGCCAAATTAG
- a CDS encoding DNA-methyltransferase: MSNHLQEKKKAPRNRTLSCDDREIQFLSKELLSIKDAVSLEDISNKIILGDTFQVLPLLPSKFVDLLILDPPYNLSKNYNGYLFKEKEKANYTSWFETVIHSIKPLLKNNATIYVCSDWKTSLLIAPILIDHFYVQNRITWEREKGRGAKNNWKNNTEDIWFCTVSNDYKFNVDAVKLKRKVIAPYRVNGKPKDWNEEKSGNYRLTHPSNIWSDITVPFWSMPENTDHPTQKPEKLIAKLILASSEEGDFVFDPFLGSGTTAVVASKLDRKFSGIEQNLEYCCWAQKRLNCVSVDSSIQGYADGVFWERNSLNNQFQAKKQ, from the coding sequence ATGAGTAATCACTTACAAGAGAAAAAGAAAGCACCAAGAAATAGAACACTTAGCTGTGACGATAGAGAGATTCAATTTTTATCAAAGGAACTTTTATCAATTAAAGATGCAGTTAGCTTAGAAGACATTTCCAATAAGATCATTCTAGGAGATACCTTTCAGGTATTACCATTACTCCCTTCAAAGTTTGTTGATCTGTTAATTCTTGATCCACCCTATAATCTTTCTAAAAACTACAACGGCTATTTATTCAAAGAAAAAGAAAAAGCCAATTATACTTCTTGGTTTGAAACTGTTATTCATTCTATAAAACCCTTACTCAAAAATAATGCGACCATCTATGTTTGTTCAGATTGGAAAACTTCACTGCTAATTGCTCCCATTCTTATCGATCATTTTTATGTTCAAAATCGAATTACATGGGAGAGAGAAAAAGGGAGAGGCGCAAAAAACAACTGGAAAAATAATACCGAAGATATTTGGTTTTGTACTGTCAGTAATGACTATAAATTTAATGTTGATGCGGTAAAGTTAAAGCGAAAAGTGATCGCGCCTTATCGCGTTAATGGAAAACCAAAAGATTGGAACGAAGAAAAATCTGGAAATTATCGTTTAACCCATCCCTCAAACATTTGGTCAGATATTACGGTTCCCTTTTGGTCAATGCCTGAAAATACAGATCATCCCACACAGAAGCCAGAGAAATTAATAGCAAAGTTAATTTTAGCCAGTAGTGAGGAAGGAGATTTTGTTTTTGATCCGTTTTTAGGGAGTGGAACAACCGCAGTTGTCGCCAGCAAACTCGATCGCAAATTCTCTGGAATTGAACAAAACCTTGAGTATTGTTGTTGGGCGCAGAAACGCTTAAATTGTGTTTCAGTAGATAGTTCAATTCAAGGATATGCTGATGGTGTTTTTTGGGAACGCAACAGTTTAAATAATCAATTTCAAGCAAAAAAACAGTAG
- a CDS encoding DUF6887 family protein — protein sequence MSPIDYKAMSDHELKQYFLQNRDDKEALQVYLDRINQHPHEVITTVDAADFNERIQVAVEKKRQGDTSEDRFQR from the coding sequence ATGAGTCCAATTGATTACAAAGCAATGTCCGATCACGAGTTAAAACAATATTTTCTCCAAAATCGTGACGACAAGGAAGCCCTCCAAGTTTACTTAGATAGAATTAACCAACACCCACATGAAGTGATCACCACTGTTGATGCTGCTGATTTCAATGAACGGATACAAGTTGCAGTTGAAAAGAAACGCCAAGGAGATACTTCTGAAGATAGGTTTCAGCGTTAA
- a CDS encoding DUF6888 family protein, which produces MPNAIQLKGLYRLSYWLMYMMFQPIHLVCIDQRTKNLFILAGSEEDLEFQITITGEVF; this is translated from the coding sequence ATGCCGAATGCTATTCAGTTGAAAGGCTTGTATCGTCTAAGCTACTGGCTGATGTATATGATGTTTCAGCCTATACATCTGGTCTGCATTGACCAAAGGACAAAAAATTTATTTATCTTAGCGGGAAGTGAAGAAGACCTAGAATTTCAAATTACAATAACAGGGGAAGTATTTTGA
- a CDS encoding class I SAM-dependent methyltransferase translates to MSKFSNYYSKGKINTILDLGCGDGTLTLKIAQTGAIVHGIDSSRSMIQTAQNRGLSAEVGSGENLKFNQQFDAVFSNAALHWMPNYIAVINGVNRSLKNNGRFVGEFGGQGNKCPQ, encoded by the coding sequence TTGTCGAAATTCTCAAATTATTACAGCAAAGGGAAAATTAACACTATTTTAGACTTAGGATGTGGAGACGGCACTTTAACCTTAAAAATTGCTCAAACAGGCGCGATCGTTCATGGCATAGATAGCAGTAGAAGTATGATTCAAACCGCTCAAAACAGAGGATTATCTGCGGAAGTGGGAAGTGGAGAAAACCTTAAGTTTAATCAGCAATTTGATGCAGTTTTTTCTAACGCCGCCCTGCATTGGATGCCAAATTATATTGCCGTGATTAATGGAGTGAACCGAAGTTTAAAAAATAACGGAAGATTTGTTGGTGAATTTGGCGGACAAGGGAATAAATGTCCACAGTAA
- a CDS encoding DUF751 family protein, with protein sequence MQEFFQNVSRYPRYLISFSLGIFFALFERIRPLFNRPVTATALIGILISGFFLVFFTLRGMLGYTTI encoded by the coding sequence ATGCAAGAATTTTTCCAGAACGTTTCTCGTTATCCACGCTATTTAATCAGTTTCAGTCTCGGCATTTTCTTTGCCCTTTTTGAACGCATTAGACCTCTTTTTAATCGTCCAGTAACAGCAACCGCCTTAATCGGTATTCTCATCAGTGGTTTTTTCCTCGTCTTTTTCACTCTCAGAGGAATGTTAGGTTATACCACCATCTAA
- a CDS encoding GNAT family N-acetyltransferase, giving the protein MMKKPDISSPSQYTVRWQEQIENIPQSQWDELALPLSTPFLEWEWLHNLEKSGSVNPRQGWQPCHLTIWQNRTLVAAAPLYLKGHSYGEFVFDQQWANLAYRLGIEYYPKLLGMTPFTPAVGYRFLIASGEDETLLTEIMVRAIDEFCERQKIMGCHFLFVDPEWKPILEQAGFSSWEHHSYIWENSNLSSFDEYLKQFNANQRRNIKRERKKVEKAGLELKVHTSDDIPHWMFPLIYQFYSRTCNQFFGMSKYLNRKFFQQLYPNYVHRVVVFAAYEEDNTRPVGLSFCLRKGENLYGRYWGCFEEFDCLHFEACYYKPIAWSIEQGIKMFDPGAGGSHKRRRGFPAKANYSLHRFYHQRFSKIFNTYIEEINAMEEAEIEAINQDLPFTKKEIELDPNRV; this is encoded by the coding sequence AGTTAGCATTACCTCTGTCCACCCCTTTTTTAGAATGGGAATGGTTACATAATTTAGAAAAGTCTGGAAGTGTTAATCCTCGTCAAGGATGGCAACCGTGTCACCTAACAATTTGGCAGAATCGGACATTAGTCGCAGCCGCTCCTTTATACTTAAAAGGACATAGTTATGGGGAATTTGTCTTTGATCAACAATGGGCAAATCTGGCTTACCGATTAGGAATAGAATACTATCCGAAACTGTTAGGAATGACTCCATTTACTCCTGCGGTTGGCTATCGGTTTTTAATCGCTTCTGGTGAAGATGAAACCTTGCTAACAGAAATCATGGTGAGAGCAATTGATGAATTTTGTGAGCGACAAAAAATCATGGGTTGCCATTTTTTATTTGTTGATCCAGAATGGAAACCGATTTTAGAACAAGCAGGTTTTAGCAGTTGGGAACATCACAGTTATATCTGGGAAAATTCAAATTTAAGTAGTTTTGATGAATATCTAAAACAGTTTAATGCCAACCAGAGACGGAATATTAAACGGGAACGAAAAAAAGTAGAGAAAGCAGGGTTGGAGTTAAAAGTTCATACTTCCGATGACATTCCCCATTGGATGTTTCCGTTAATCTATCAATTTTATAGTCGGACTTGTAACCAATTTTTTGGCATGAGTAAATATCTCAATCGTAAGTTTTTCCAACAACTTTATCCGAATTATGTTCATCGAGTGGTCGTCTTTGCGGCTTACGAAGAAGACAACACTCGTCCAGTGGGATTATCGTTTTGTTTGCGAAAAGGAGAAAATCTTTATGGTCGATATTGGGGATGTTTTGAAGAGTTTGATTGTTTACATTTCGAGGCGTGTTATTATAAACCTATTGCATGGTCGATCGAGCAAGGGATAAAAATGTTCGATCCAGGAGCGGGAGGAAGTCATAAAAGAAGAAGAGGGTTTCCCGCGAAAGCAAATTACAGCTTACATCGTTTTTATCATCAGCGTTTCAGTAAGATTTTCAACACTTACATTGAGGAAATCAACGCGATGGAAGAAGCTGAGATTGAAGCCATTAATCAAGATTTACCCTTTACAAAAAAGGAAATTGAACTTGATCCAAATCGGGTTTAA